ATAGGCGGCGGCCGCCGCGGCGATGGCGCGCTCGGTTTCCGGCGCTGTGGAGAGGGGATTTTTCGCCAAGACCTCGCCGGTACTGGGATTGACGATGTCGAGAAGGCCGCTGTTTTCCGCTTCCACCCATTGGCCGCCGATATAATTTTTCAAAACGGTTGCGCTCATGGTAAACTCCCTTCGATATGGAAAAGACGCTCATTTCTGGAAACGATTGACGGACGATTCGATATACTTATCCGCAGGAACGATAAAGGGATTGCAGGCGATTTCCGTCCATCGTATTTTTAGTATAACGTTTATCGCTTACGAAATGGATAGACGGCGAGCGATGAGGAAAAAAATCAAAAGATATACCCTTCCTTGAAGCGTCGGTGGAAGGAATGCAATGAGAAGGAGAATTTAATGAATCAGGAAAAAACGATTGCAGGCTGGAAAGATAAGATTTTATTCACGCCGGGGCCGTTGACCACCAGCCGCAGCGTCAAGCAAGCGATGCTGCGCGATCTCGGCTCGCGGGATTACGAATTCATTAAAACTATTAAAGAGATTCGCAGCCAGATATTGTCGTTAGGCGGCGCCAAGCAGGGAGAGTACGAGGCGATCCTGATGCAAGGCAGCGGGACGTTCGGCTTGGAATCGGTAGTCTCTTCGACGATTCCGCCTAACGGCAAATTGCTAGTGATCGTAAACGGCGCATATGGCCATCGCATCGCCAAAATGGCGTCCGTTTTAAAGATCGAAACGCAGAAGCTGGTTTATCCCGAAAACAGCCATCCCGATCTCGGCGAGATCGAAAAGACGATAAAAGAAGACGCCGCCATCACCCACGCCGCCGTCGTGCATTGCGAAACCACGACCGGCATTATCAATCCCATCCAAGAGATCGGAGCCATCGTGAAGCGGTTGGGACGGGTATATTTCGTCGACGCCATGAGCAGCTTTGGAGCAGTCCCGATCCATCTGGCCGAATGCGGCATCGACTATCTGGTTTCCTCTTCCAACAAGTGCATTGAAGGCGTTCCGGGATTTTCCTTCGTATTGGCCAAGACGGAAACATTGAAAAGTACGGAAGGATGGGCGCGTAGTTTGAGCCTTGATCTGTTGGATCAATGGAAAGGGCTGGAAACCAACGGGCAATTTCGCTTCACGCCGCCGACGCATTCGCTGCTGGCGTTTCGCCAAGCCTTGGCGGAATTGGAGCAAGAAGGCGGAGTGCAGGCGCGGGGCGAACGCTACCGCCGCAATTACCGTGTTCTGGTGGAAGGAATGCGGGCGATGGGATTTCAAGAATATTTGAAGCCGGAAGAGCAAGGGTATATCATTACCTCCTTCCTCTATCCCGATCATCCCAATTTTTCCTTCGAAGAATTTTATAAAAAATTGAACGAAAAAGATCAGGTGATCTATCCCGGCAAAGTGAGCGGTGCGGATTGCTTTCGCATCGGCCATATCGGACGCCTCTTCGAAGCGGACATGCGCACTCTTTTGGGAGCAATCCGGCAAAGCATGGAGGAGATGGGCGTGGTTCTGAAGGCGTAGAAGCAGCGGCGCGCGATTGCGGCGTCTTTTTTCCGTTTTAGCCAAAATTGCCCGCGATATTCGCGCCGCGAAAAAATGGCGGACTTCGCGGGCTTCGCTTTTTGGGGGGAGAAAAATTCCAGACGAATAGTTTTACAACTTCAGAGAGGCTTTTTTGGGGTAGGCGAACAAACGTTTTACGCTCCCGATTTGGACAGCGATCTACAATTCGCCGTTCGTCCTCTTCGGCGGCGTTGCCGGTAAGGAACTCATGAAATGCTAATGGATTTTTAATATATTTTAATGTTTAATAGTAGTGTTGGCGTTTTTCTTCTTGCCGATGCCAGCGAGGGATGCTACCTTGATAGGGGAGGCGATGGCGGACTGTGACTAGAAGCGCATTATCCTACGATCTTTTCTTCAATCGAGAGACCAGTTGGCTGGAATTCAACCGGCGGGTGTTGCATGAAGCGTTGGACGCCTCGAATCCCCTCCTCGAACGCGCCAAATTCATCGCTATTTTCAGCAATAATCTCGACGAGTTTTTCATGAAGCGCGTCGGCGGCTTGAAAAGGCAGATTGAGGGCGGCGTTACGAAAAAAACCATCGACGGCAGGACGCCGAAAGAACAGCTTCAAGCCATCCGCCCTATCGTAATGGAAATGGTTGAATGCCAGCGTAAATGTCTCGTCGACGATATCATACCCGCCTTGCGCAAAGAGGGCGTTTCCATTCTCAACTACTCCGAACTTAGCCGGCACGAAAAAAAGCATGTCGATCATTATTTCCAGAAAGCCGTCTTTCCCATTCTAACGCCGCTAGGGGTCGGTCCGGGCCAGCCTTTTCCTTTCTTAAGCAACCTGTCCGTTTCCCTCGCCGTCCGCGTCCGCAAGCCCAATTCCAAAACGGAATGTTTTGCGCGTCTTAAGGTTCCCCAAAACCGTCCTCGTTGGGTTGCTACGGGGGAACCGAATACTTTCGTTCCTCTCGAGCAATTGATTCAAGCCAATTTGGACAATCTTTTTCCCGGCATGGAGATTCTGGAAAGCCGTTCTTTCCGCGTAACCCGCAACGCCGATATCGAGCGCAACGAGGAAGAAGCGGAAGACCTGCTGGAATTGATCGAAGAAGAACTCCGCTATCGCAAATCCGCTCCCGTCGTGCGGTTGGAGATCGAGCAAACCGCATCGTCCGGCATCCTGGATTGGCTTATGGGCGAACTGGGCCTGGGCGATGACGACGTCTACAAACTGAACGGTCCCTTGAATCTTGTCGATTTGATGAGCCTCGGCTCTCTCGATTTTCCCCAACTGAAAGCGGCGTCCTGGTCTCCCATCACTCCCCGAAAAATCAAGGAACTCGACAAGGACGAGGAAACGCGCAGCCTCTTTCAATTGATGAAGGAAGGAGACATTCTTCTTTACCACCCTTACGAATCTTTTTCTACGAGCGTCGTCCGTTTTCTCCAGGAAGCCGCGACCGATTCCCAGGTCTTGGCGATCAAGCAAACCCTCTACCGAACCGCCGACAATTCCCCTATCATCGCCGCCCTCGTAGAAGCCGCCCAGAACGGCAAACAAGTAGCCGTGTTGGTGGAGATCAAAGCCCGCTTCGACGAAGCGCAGAACATCCAGTGGGTCCGCATGTTGGAAAGCGCGGGCGTCCATGTTACTTACGGCTTTCCCGGCATTAAAACTCACTCGAAAACCCTGCTCGTCGTGCGCGAAGAGCCGGATGGCATCCATCGCTATTTTCACATCGGCACTGGCAACTACCATTCCGGCACCGCCAAGCTCTACACCGATCACGGCATCCTCAGCTGCCGCAAAGACATTGGCGAAGATCTGACGGATATGTTCAATTACCTGACGGGACATTCCCAGCAAATCCGTTATCGCAAAATCCTGCTCGCTCCCGTCAACATGCGCGCTCACTTCGTGCGGTTAATCAAACGGGAGATCGAACACCAAAAGAAAAACGGCAATGGACGCATCATTGCCAAGATGAATTCTCTTGAAGATCTGGAAATCATCAAAATTCTTTACCAAGCCTCCAAAGCGGGCGTCCAGATCGATCTCATCGTCCGGGGTTTTTGCTGCCTGCGTCCCGGCTTGCCTAAAATCAGCGAAACCATCCGCATTAGCAGCATCATCGGACGCTTCCTCGAACATTCCCGCGTCTTTTATTTCTACAACGGCGGCAAAGAGCGAATCTTCATTGGCTCGGCGGATTGGATGAGCCGCAACCTCAGCTACCGCGTCGAAGCGGCCGTCGAAGTAGAGGACGAAAATATCCGCAGCCAATTGAAAGAAATTCTGAACATCCACCTTTCCGACAATTGCAAAGCGTGGGACCTGCAAAGCGAGGGAACCTACGTCCAACGCAAACCCGCCGACGGCGAGCTGCCACGCAACAGCCAATCTATGTTCATGGAACGCGCTTCGCGGCTTAACGAGGGGTGATTTTTGAAAAACTCTTGGGCGTTATGGAACGATTATTTTACGATATCTGCATCCTCAAGACGATTGCAAGCAGATGTTGCGATAGCCTATACGCAGAGAGGAAAAAATGAGAACCACTATCGTCATTGACGATTAT
This genomic window from Candidatus Omnitrophota bacterium contains:
- a CDS encoding 2-aminoethylphosphonate--pyruvate transaminase; this encodes MNQEKTIAGWKDKILFTPGPLTTSRSVKQAMLRDLGSRDYEFIKTIKEIRSQILSLGGAKQGEYEAILMQGSGTFGLESVVSSTIPPNGKLLVIVNGAYGHRIAKMASVLKIETQKLVYPENSHPDLGEIEKTIKEDAAITHAAVVHCETTTGIINPIQEIGAIVKRLGRVYFVDAMSSFGAVPIHLAECGIDYLVSSSNKCIEGVPGFSFVLAKTETLKSTEGWARSLSLDLLDQWKGLETNGQFRFTPPTHSLLAFRQALAELEQEGGVQARGERYRRNYRVLVEGMRAMGFQEYLKPEEQGYIITSFLYPDHPNFSFEEFYKKLNEKDQVIYPGKVSGADCFRIGHIGRLFEADMRTLLGAIRQSMEEMGVVLKA
- the ppk1 gene encoding polyphosphate kinase 1; its protein translation is MTRSALSYDLFFNRETSWLEFNRRVLHEALDASNPLLERAKFIAIFSNNLDEFFMKRVGGLKRQIEGGVTKKTIDGRTPKEQLQAIRPIVMEMVECQRKCLVDDIIPALRKEGVSILNYSELSRHEKKHVDHYFQKAVFPILTPLGVGPGQPFPFLSNLSVSLAVRVRKPNSKTECFARLKVPQNRPRWVATGEPNTFVPLEQLIQANLDNLFPGMEILESRSFRVTRNADIERNEEEAEDLLELIEEELRYRKSAPVVRLEIEQTASSGILDWLMGELGLGDDDVYKLNGPLNLVDLMSLGSLDFPQLKAASWSPITPRKIKELDKDEETRSLFQLMKEGDILLYHPYESFSTSVVRFLQEAATDSQVLAIKQTLYRTADNSPIIAALVEAAQNGKQVAVLVEIKARFDEAQNIQWVRMLESAGVHVTYGFPGIKTHSKTLLVVREEPDGIHRYFHIGTGNYHSGTAKLYTDHGILSCRKDIGEDLTDMFNYLTGHSQQIRYRKILLAPVNMRAHFVRLIKREIEHQKKNGNGRIIAKMNSLEDLEIIKILYQASKAGVQIDLIVRGFCCLRPGLPKISETIRISSIIGRFLEHSRVFYFYNGGKERIFIGSADWMSRNLSYRVEAAVEVEDENIRSQLKEILNIHLSDNCKAWDLQSEGTYVQRKPADGELPRNSQSMFMERASRLNEG